ATGGGGCTTACCCCCATCTCCTTGGTGAGGAAGGCGACAAAGAAGGTAAGGTAGATGATATAGGAGAAACCGTACATGAAATAGACCGCTCCGAGCTTCCAGATCTCCGATTCGACGACAACGTCCTTGAAGGCCGAGAAGAGGGTTACCTTCGGGCCGCCCTTTTGCTCCTCGGTGCCGCCGTACATGGAAAGTCCCTTTTCCGCGGGGTTGTTCCTCAGGAAGGCGTAACAGGCGAATGCGAGAACGAATACCGCGATCCCCAGGAAATACCAGGCGTAACGCCACCCGTCCTTTCCGAAGTACGAGATGATGGGGGGCAGTACAATGCCTGCCAGAAAGAGCCCCGTGCCGATGCCGGCGGACACGATCCCCGTTGCGAGGCCCCTTTTCCTCATTATGAACCAGGCGGCCGGCAGGGCCATGATGGGAACGTAGCTCCCGCCGTTGCCGAGCCCCGCTATGAGCCGCATCACGAAGGCGAAGGAAAAGGAGTCGGAAAGGCCGGTGAGGAAAAGGCTCACGCCGATCACAAGGAGGGAAACGAAAACGACCCGTCTCACCCCGAATCGGGCTGCGAGAAAACCGCCTATGATGGCGAGGCTGAGATAGCCGATGAAATTGCCTGTCGCGATGGAGCCAAGCTGAGTGTAGTTGAGCATAAGGCCGTCTTTCATGGGAGGCAGTATCACCGAATAGGACATCCTGCCGAAGCCATGGGCCAGGATGGTGACAAGAGTGCCGGTGAAGGCGATGATCCATGCGTAATGCACCATAATGTTTCACCTCCGCATTGCAGTCAAAATGCTGTTACAGGAATACCCCGCATTACAGATCACTGTCCTGCCAAACGTGCGATGGGAGTGTGTCCCACGTCGCTTCCCGCGGTCCTTCGTCGGCCGCTGTAACCCCCGCTTAAGAACAATGGTACGTTGTCATCCCCAAAAATGCAAGCCCGGTTCTGTCCCCACTCTAACCGGTTTTGTTTCCCGCTTCTGTTAACCCGGCAACACTGGTAAGATGTAAACCTGTCTCCGGGATGGATGTGTTAATTTATCTTGCGGAACTGCCGATAAGTGTCATAAGGTTTGTTCACAGCATCGCTGGAAAGCGCTGTGCTGTTGCAAGGCATGATTAACGATCTGCGGCCATGATCGTAAATTGTTCATTGAGGAACAGGATCACACCATTGTCTCAACGCACGGGCACCACATCAGGCGCGGCAGGTAAGGACCTCCAGAGGAAACGGACGAAGAGGAGAATCAAGCCCGCAGCGGCGGCAATGCTCGCGGTCCTCTCGTTCCTTCTCTTTGCCGGCGCATGCGGGGCATTCGCGGCGGAGCGCCACAGGACGGCACTCTTTCTCCACTCCTACCACCGGACAGATTGGACCGAGACCATCATGGAAGGCTACATATCGGCCTTGCAGGGTCGCGAGGACCTTGGCGTGCACGTGGAGTACATGGACACGAAGAAGACGGAGACCGCCGGGTATCTCCGCAAGCTCCGCGACATCTACGCGATGAAGTTCGCAGCCGTCCGGTTTGACGTTATCCTTGTCTCCGATGACAACGCCTTTCGGTTTGCCTTGTCCCATCAGAAAGAGCTCTTCGGGTATGCTCCCATCGTGTTCTGCGGGGTCAACCGGTTCAGCGGGGACCTCGTCGCCGGCCGGAACAACGTTGTCGGTGTGCTTGAAGAGGATGATTTCGAGGAAACACTGGCGTTCGCCTTCCGGGTGAGGCCGAAGGCGCGGACGGTCTACGTCATACACGACCGGACGAAAGAGAACCTCAGACGTTTTGAAGAATTGTCGCGGATAATAAGGGCCGGTTATCCCCGGGTGACGGTGGAGACGCTGGGCGACCTCTCCTATGCGCGGATCCTTCAGGCCATGCCCGCGCTGCCCCGGGAGAGCATCGTCTTTTTCATATCCCTGTGGCAGGACGCGGAGGGCAGGCCAGTTTCCGTTGAGGAGGCTTCGAAGATCCTCAGGCTGTCGCCCGCCCCGGTCTTCGGCCGCTCGGGTTCTTTCGTGGGTAAAGGACTCCTGGGAGGAAAATGCGTCTCCGGTTTCAGTCAGGGAAAGGCCGCGGGACTCCTCGCCCGGCAGATACTGGACGGCAAACACCCGGGGGACCTTCCCCGGGTGATCGAGAGTCCGAACCGGTTCATGTTCGATCACGCGGAGCTTACGGAGCACGAGGTCACCGAGAACGAGCTCCCCCGGGGCAGCGTTGTTCTCAACAAGCCGCCATCTTTTCTCGAACAGAACAGGAGCACAATACTGGCCTCCATCGCGGTGGTGGTCGTTCTCCTTGCATTTATCGCGGTCCTGGCGGTCAGCCTCGCGCGTTTGAGACGGACGTCTCTGAAGCTCAGTTCGAGAGAACTGGAACTGCTGGCCTCGCAGGAGACGCTGTCCGGAATCCTCTCGGCCTCTCCGAGCGGTATCGTGAAGATCAAGGGCAGGGTCTTTGAGTGGGTCAACGACGCGATGTGTTCCATCACGGGCTACGCGGAAGACGAACTCGTCGGACACGATTCCCGGTTCCTCTATCCCGATGACGAAGAGTACGAAAGGGTGGGACGCGAGATATACCGCAAGGGGCAGGAGGAATCGAGGTGGATCCGCAAGGACGGCACCGTGATAGAGCTCCTCTTCCAGGTCGCGAAGGCGACGGGCGACAGCTACATAGCCATTGTAACGGACATAACGGAACGCATCAGGACGGCCCGGGCCCTTAAGGAGAGCGAGAAGCTCTACCGAAACATAATCGAGAAGATACAGGACGTCTTCTACAGATTCGACACGAAGGGGACCCTGATCATGATAAACCCTGCCGGGGCGAGGATGTTCCGCTATGATTCCGTCGACGAGATGCTGGGTCTGCCCATGGAGGCGTTCTGGAACGATCCCCGGGATCTCTACAGGATGGTCGACGAACTGAAGGACCGGGACCGTGTGAACGACTACGAGGCGCTCCTCAAGCGAAAGGATGGCACGACGCTGTACGTTTCCATCACGACGCACTACTTCTACGATGACGACGGGAACATAGCGGGCCGGGAAGGGATACTCAGGGACATCACGGAGCGAAAGATGGCGGCGGAGGCACTGCGCGAAAGCGAGGTGCGTTACCGGGCGCTCTTCGAGTTCTCTCCCGACGCCGTCCTCGTCCTCAAGGACGGTGTCTACATGGACTGCAACTCCAGGACGCTGGAATTGATGAAGTGCTCAAAGGAGGACATTCTGGGGAAGGAGCCCGACGCGTTCTCGCCGGAGTTTCAGCCCGACGGCATCCCTTCCATCGATAAGGCGAACGAGAAGGTGCGCCTTGCCATGTCAGGCAGACCGCAATTTTTCGAGTGGCGCAACAGGATGTTCGACGGCAACGGGTACTTCGACGCGGAGGTCAACCTGAGCCGTTTTGACGTGAACAACGAGGCCTACCTCCTCGTGATCGTGCGGGACACGACGGAGAGGAGGAAGGCCGAGGCCCAGATCCGGCGTCTCGTCACGGCCATCGAGCAGGCGGCGGAGGATATCCTGATCACCGATGCCGATGGTATCATCGAATATGTCAATCCCGCCTTCGAGTCCGTCACGGGG
This region of Syntrophorhabdus sp. genomic DNA includes:
- a CDS encoding YbfB/YjiJ family MFS transporter; this translates as MVHYAWIIAFTGTLVTILAHGFGRMSYSVILPPMKDGLMLNYTQLGSIATGNFIGYLSLAIIGGFLAARFGVRRVVFVSLLVIGVSLFLTGLSDSFSFAFVMRLIAGLGNGGSYVPIMALPAAWFIMRKRGLATGIVSAGIGTGLFLAGIVLPPIISYFGKDGWRYAWYFLGIAVFVLAFACYAFLRNNPAEKGLSMYGGTEEQKGGPKVTLFSAFKDVVVESEIWKLGAVYFMYGFSYIIYLTFFVAFLTKEMGVSPIAAGRIFAVLGIFSIFCGVIYGWISDVLGRRYGSMIAYLTLALSYVIFAFWKDTTGFYVSAVIFGIAAFSIPTIMAAASGDAVGGRLAPAGLGFITLFFGIGQALGPLAGGYIKDATGSFTNAFLLSAGVSLLGAFGSLILKKKA
- a CDS encoding PAS domain S-box protein, translating into MIVNCSLRNRITPLSQRTGTTSGAAGKDLQRKRTKRRIKPAAAAMLAVLSFLLFAGACGAFAAERHRTALFLHSYHRTDWTETIMEGYISALQGREDLGVHVEYMDTKKTETAGYLRKLRDIYAMKFAAVRFDVILVSDDNAFRFALSHQKELFGYAPIVFCGVNRFSGDLVAGRNNVVGVLEEDDFEETLAFAFRVRPKARTVYVIHDRTKENLRRFEELSRIIRAGYPRVTVETLGDLSYARILQAMPALPRESIVFFISLWQDAEGRPVSVEEASKILRLSPAPVFGRSGSFVGKGLLGGKCVSGFSQGKAAGLLARQILDGKHPGDLPRVIESPNRFMFDHAELTEHEVTENELPRGSVVLNKPPSFLEQNRSTILASIAVVVVLLAFIAVLAVSLARLRRTSLKLSSRELELLASQETLSGILSASPSGIVKIKGRVFEWVNDAMCSITGYAEDELVGHDSRFLYPDDEEYERVGREIYRKGQEESRWIRKDGTVIELLFQVAKATGDSYIAIVTDITERIRTARALKESEKLYRNIIEKIQDVFYRFDTKGTLIMINPAGARMFRYDSVDEMLGLPMEAFWNDPRDLYRMVDELKDRDRVNDYEALLKRKDGTTLYVSITTHYFYDDDGNIAGREGILRDITERKMAAEALRESEVRYRALFEFSPDAVLVLKDGVYMDCNSRTLELMKCSKEDILGKEPDAFSPEFQPDGIPSIDKANEKVRLAMSGRPQFFEWRNRMFDGNGYFDAEVNLSRFDVNNEAYLLVIVRDTTERRKAEAQIRRLVTAIEQAAEDILITDADGIIEYVNPAFESVTGYVREEVIGRRPDFLVSGLHDREFYENLWETIRAGKVWTGTIVNRRKDGTFIHEESTVGPLVDSSGAITGYISLNRDVTRQVQLESQLHQSQKMEVIGQLAGGIAHDFNNILSAIIGYSNLVQIKLPPDDPVRKYVDQIVASSGKAAILTQSLLAFSRKQIIDPKPLDVNAAITGTKKLLSRLITEDIVLRTELCAGSLVVMADLVQMDQVLMNLVANARDAMPAGGTLTISTRRARGIDGKEGGREEWFACISVSDTGIGMDARTREKVFEPFFTTKESGKGTGLGLAIVYGIVEQHNGTIRVASEPGHGTTFEVFLPVVEALPGEEAETVADNPRGSEKILVVEDNEELRSLLCTVLSEQGYRVFEAVDGLDALETQKQCQADLVILDVVMPKMNGKEAYDRLRSIDPNIRVLFMSGYTDDIIHQKGILDETIEYIAKPILPRDLLKKVREMLDGETPIS